From the genome of Ignavibacteriales bacterium, one region includes:
- a CDS encoding phospho-N-acetylmuramoyl-pentapeptide-transferase, translating to MLYYLFEYINKTFNPPGFDIFRFLTFRSALAAITGLFLAFYLGPKIIKRLQAHQIGEAKKADGPKFHWSKAGTPTMGGMIIIFSVVIPVLLWADLKSTYIILILVGTIWLSLVGFLDDYLKVIKKYPNGLIGRYKILGQVTIGLIVGCAVYFLPEFKDVNTLTTVPFLKNVNLDFSIFYIPLVVFIITATSNAVNLTDGLDGLATGVIVIVMIALALLSYFSGNTIFANYLNIIHLPGAGELTVFIAALIGAGLGFLWFNSYPAQVFMGDTGSLALGGAFGIIAVLIKKELFIPILGGIFFMETLSVIVQRLYFKYTKKKFGEGKRVFKMAPIHHHFEMVGWAEPKIVVRAYIIAIILAIVTLVSFKIR from the coding sequence ATGCTTTACTATTTATTTGAATACATAAATAAAACTTTCAATCCACCAGGATTTGATATTTTTAGATTCTTAACATTCCGTTCTGCACTAGCAGCAATAACAGGATTGTTCCTGGCATTCTATCTCGGTCCAAAAATTATTAAGCGTTTGCAAGCACATCAAATTGGTGAAGCAAAAAAAGCTGATGGTCCCAAGTTTCATTGGTCAAAAGCAGGCACACCAACAATGGGTGGAATGATAATAATATTTTCTGTTGTTATTCCTGTATTGCTTTGGGCTGATTTAAAAAGCACATACATAATATTAATTCTTGTTGGTACAATTTGGTTAAGTCTAGTCGGATTTTTAGACGACTATTTGAAAGTAATAAAAAAATATCCAAACGGATTGATTGGTAGATATAAAATTTTAGGACAGGTTACGATTGGACTAATAGTTGGTTGTGCAGTTTACTTTTTACCTGAATTTAAAGATGTAAACACTTTAACAACAGTTCCATTTTTAAAAAATGTAAATTTAGATTTCTCAATTTTCTACATACCGCTGGTTGTGTTTATCATAACAGCAACATCAAATGCGGTAAACTTAACTGATGGATTAGATGGATTAGCAACTGGTGTAATAGTGATAGTTATGATTGCGCTTGCTTTACTATCATACTTTAGTGGCAATACAATCTTTGCAAATTATTTAAATATAATCCATCTGCCAGGAGCAGGAGAATTAACTGTTTTTATTGCAGCATTAATAGGTGCCGGTTTAGGATTTCTCTGGTTCAATTCATATCCCGCACAAGTGTTTATGGGTGATACGGGCTCACTTGCTTTGGGTGGTGCGTTTGGAATAATAGCAGTGCTAATCAAGAAAGAATTATTTATTCCAATTCTTGGCGGAATATTTTTTATGGAAACTTTATCTGTAATTGTTCAAAGGCTTTACTTCAAATACACTAAGAAAAAATTTGGTGAAGGCAAAAGGGTTTTTAAGATGGCACCAATTCATCATCATTTTGAAATGGTTGGATGGGCAGAACCCAAAATTGTTGTGCGTGCTTATATTATCGCAATCATACTTGCTATTGTAACTTTAGTTTCATTTAAAATTAGATAA
- a CDS encoding UDP-N-acetylmuramate--L-alanine ligase, with translation MFKNIKKVHFVGIGGIGMSGIAEILLSQGFIVSGSDKSKSEVTDRLESIGIKVYEGHSPENLKDADVLVYSSAVQIDNPEVKAAIDRKIPIIKRSEMLAETMRMKYGIGISGTHGKTTTTSMVGLTLTEGGIDPTIIVGGKLSGLGGTNARLGSGEFIVVEADEFDRTFLKLTPTIAAITTLESEHLDTYKDLDDIKSAFIEFANKVPFYGFVTLCLDEPALQDIMPHINKKIITYGLNAQADVRAMDITHNGFTSTYKVKYFGKELGEITLKIPGTHNINNSLVAIVIGTELGIDFKIIKSALETFSGVYRRFEVKYNKEILVIDDYAHHPTEAAATLKGIRDGWNRRLIVVFQPHLYSRTKDFYQEFGRAFLNSDVFICTDVYPARELPIEGITGELIASTTKKFGHKNVHYVANKNEVPSLLDEIKKDGDIVVTMGAGDIWKYGEQFVEMLNKN, from the coding sequence ATGTTCAAGAATATTAAAAAAGTTCACTTTGTTGGTATTGGCGGAATAGGAATGAGCGGAATAGCAGAGATTCTTTTGAGTCAGGGCTTTATTGTTTCTGGTTCTGATAAATCCAAAAGTGAAGTTACGGATAGACTTGAAAGCATCGGAATAAAAGTATATGAAGGTCATTCTCCGGAAAATTTAAAAGATGCTGATGTTCTCGTTTATTCTTCTGCAGTTCAGATTGATAACCCAGAAGTTAAAGCAGCTATTGATCGAAAGATTCCTATAATAAAAAGATCTGAAATGCTTGCTGAAACAATGCGGATGAAATATGGGATCGGAATTTCTGGCACGCATGGTAAAACTACAACAACATCAATGGTTGGATTAACTTTAACTGAAGGTGGAATTGACCCTACAATTATTGTTGGTGGAAAGCTTAGCGGTTTAGGCGGAACAAACGCAAGACTTGGGAGTGGAGAATTTATTGTTGTAGAAGCAGATGAATTTGATAGAACGTTTTTAAAACTTACTCCAACTATTGCAGCTATCACAACATTAGAAAGCGAACATCTTGACACGTACAAAGACTTGGATGATATAAAATCCGCCTTCATTGAGTTTGCAAATAAAGTACCTTTCTATGGTTTTGTTACATTGTGTTTAGATGAACCGGCATTGCAGGATATAATGCCGCACATCAACAAAAAAATTATTACATATGGATTGAATGCTCAGGCCGATGTTAGAGCTATGGATATTACTCATAATGGATTTACTAGCACTTACAAAGTTAAATATTTTGGTAAAGAGCTAGGTGAGATCACTTTAAAAATTCCTGGTACACATAATATCAACAACTCACTTGTTGCTATTGTAATTGGAACGGAACTCGGAATAGATTTTAAAATTATAAAATCAGCATTAGAAACTTTCTCTGGTGTTTACAGAAGATTTGAAGTTAAATACAATAAGGAAATTTTGGTTATAGATGATTACGCACATCATCCAACTGAAGCGGCAGCTACTTTAAAAGGGATTAGAGATGGTTGGAATAGAAGATTAATTGTTGTTTTTCAACCACATCTTTATTCGCGTACTAAAGATTTTTATCAGGAGTTTGGCAGAGCCTTTCTTAATTCTGATGTTTTTATTTGTACTGATGTATATCCTGCAAGGGAATTGCCAATTGAAGGCATAACCGGGGAATTAATTGCATCGACAACAAAAAAGTTTGGACATAAAAATGTTCATTATGTTGCTAATAAAAATGAAGTGCCTTCTTTACTGGATGAAATTAAAAAAGATGGAGATATTGTTGTAACAATGGGTGCGGGAGATATCTGGAAATATGGTGAGCAGTTTGTAGAGATGTTAAATAAAAATTAA
- the murD gene encoding UDP-N-acetylmuramoyl-L-alanine--D-glutamate ligase, whose amino-acid sequence MLDINNKKISIIGAARSGLGAAKLAKKLGAIPFVSDAGCEEKLKTSTQVLQKEKIDFEIGKHTEKVFDCNLMVVSPGVPSDAEVIKNAKAKNVKTISEVEFASSFCNANVIGITGTNGKTTTTSLCGYLFNECGKKTYTAGNIGLAFSEISAGAKENEFVALEISSFQLDLIDKFKPKVAMILNITPDHLNRYENSIEKYAQSKLRIFENQDGNDFLILSKDSDLLNQNFKNAKSKIFFFSTTKKVTNGCFLENNEVKYVKNDVLEFTCNVSDIFIRGEHNVQNAMAVIIVAKIFNLHNEKILEALRSFKGVEHRIELVREIDGVKFINDSKATNIDSVIVALKSFDDPIILILGGQDKGNDYSVIEDLVKEKVKKIYAIGSSAEKVFNYFHSKVKTEIKKDFDEVINSVISEAREGDVVLLSPACASFDMFDNYEHRGKVFKEIVNGK is encoded by the coding sequence ATGTTAGACATTAATAACAAAAAAATATCGATAATTGGTGCCGCAAGAAGCGGGCTTGGTGCTGCAAAGCTTGCAAAAAAGCTTGGTGCGATTCCATTTGTTAGTGATGCAGGATGTGAAGAAAAATTAAAAACTTCAACTCAAGTTTTACAAAAAGAAAAAATAGATTTTGAAATTGGTAAACACACAGAAAAAGTTTTTGATTGTAATTTGATGGTTGTAAGCCCCGGTGTTCCGTCAGATGCTGAAGTTATTAAAAATGCAAAAGCTAAAAATGTTAAAACAATAAGTGAAGTTGAATTTGCTTCCTCATTTTGTAATGCAAATGTTATTGGGATTACAGGGACTAATGGTAAAACCACAACAACTAGTCTGTGCGGTTATCTTTTCAATGAATGTGGAAAGAAAACTTATACGGCTGGTAATATTGGCTTAGCATTTTCTGAAATATCTGCTGGAGCGAAAGAAAATGAATTTGTGGCACTTGAGATATCGAGCTTTCAGTTAGATTTAATTGACAAATTCAAACCCAAAGTTGCAATGATATTGAACATTACTCCGGATCACCTAAACAGATATGAAAACAGTATTGAAAAATATGCACAATCAAAGCTGAGAATATTTGAGAACCAAGATGGGAATGATTTTCTAATTTTAAGTAAGGATAGTGATTTATTAAATCAGAATTTCAAAAATGCTAAAAGTAAAATTTTCTTTTTTTCAACAACAAAAAAAGTTACTAACGGATGTTTTTTAGAAAATAATGAAGTAAAATATGTTAAAAATGATGTATTGGAATTTACTTGTAATGTTTCCGATATATTTATTAGGGGCGAGCATAACGTTCAGAATGCAATGGCTGTGATAATTGTGGCAAAGATTTTTAATCTTCATAATGAAAAAATTCTTGAGGCATTAAGATCATTTAAAGGAGTTGAACACAGGATTGAACTAGTAAGGGAAATTGATGGGGTGAAATTTATTAATGATTCTAAAGCCACAAACATTGATTCTGTAATTGTTGCTTTGAAAAGTTTTGATGATCCAATTATCCTAATACTTGGCGGACAAGACAAAGGTAATGATTACTCGGTGATTGAAGATTTAGTAAAAGAAAAAGTTAAGAAGATTTATGCAATCGGTTCATCAGCAGAAAAAGTTTTTAATTACTTTCATTCTAAAGTAAAAACTGAGATTAAAAAAGATTTTGACGAAGTGATAAACTCAGTTATTAGTGAAGCTCGAGAGGGTGATGTTGTTTTGCTTTCACCAGCTTGTGCAAGTTTTGATATGTTTGATAATTACGAACATCGCGGAAAAGTATTTAAAGAAATAGTAAACGGTAAATGA
- a CDS encoding cell division protein FtsW, giving the protein MKKLAITVFFASFSLILIGLIVVMSASNTYSAAKFDSAFHLFNSHLSRVVAGLFMMAIFSFIPYEWYKKISKPAILSTVLLLIITLIFAPQVKGAGRWLNLGFITIQPADIARLLLIVHLSYLLEKKRDDILDFKNGFMYLFIWVMMIAGLIFIQPNVSTAALIVVISLTMLYVGGARLKHIFVSSFSLIIAASSFAMILPHSRKRIIGFINSFGDGGTINHQLKQGMLSLGSGGIFGVGIGNSRQSNLFLPESYGDFIFAILGEETGFIGVIVVLLFYVVLFVAGILIAKRAKDKFGQMLAFGISFSIIIYAFVNAAVATGLFPTTGLALPFISYGGTSIIFLSASVGILMNVAIYNHQTEKDKEKQKQSEIESLKKNELAFQDFK; this is encoded by the coding sequence ATGAAAAAATTAGCAATCACAGTTTTCTTTGCCTCATTTAGTTTAATCTTAATCGGATTGATAGTAGTGATGAGCGCAAGCAACACCTATAGCGCTGCAAAGTTTGATAGCGCTTTTCACTTATTCAACTCGCATCTTTCAAGAGTTGTTGCCGGTTTATTTATGATGGCAATATTTAGTTTTATTCCTTATGAATGGTATAAGAAAATTAGTAAACCTGCCATTCTTAGTACGGTTTTACTTTTGATTATAACATTGATATTTGCTCCTCAAGTAAAGGGAGCAGGCAGATGGTTAAACCTTGGGTTTATAACTATTCAACCTGCAGATATAGCAAGATTACTTCTAATAGTTCACCTTTCTTATTTATTAGAAAAAAAGAGAGATGATATTTTAGATTTTAAAAATGGATTTATGTATTTGTTCATTTGGGTTATGATGATTGCCGGATTAATATTTATTCAACCAAATGTCAGTACTGCTGCATTAATTGTTGTAATTTCTCTAACTATGCTATATGTAGGCGGAGCAAGGCTCAAACATATTTTTGTTTCGTCATTCAGTTTGATAATTGCTGCAAGTTCTTTTGCAATGATTCTACCTCACTCAAGAAAAAGAATTATAGGATTTATAAATTCTTTTGGAGATGGCGGAACAATTAATCATCAACTTAAACAAGGAATGCTAAGTCTCGGCAGCGGTGGAATATTCGGAGTTGGAATTGGAAATAGCAGGCAAAGTAATTTGTTTTTACCGGAATCTTATGGTGATTTTATTTTTGCTATTCTTGGTGAAGAAACTGGATTTATTGGCGTTATTGTAGTTCTTCTTTTCTATGTTGTTCTTTTTGTTGCAGGAATTCTTATCGCGAAAAGAGCAAAGGATAAGTTTGGACAAATGCTTGCGTTCGGAATTTCATTTTCAATTATTATCTATGCATTTGTAAATGCTGCAGTTGCTACTGGATTATTTCCAACAACAGGGCTTGCTCTGCCGTTTATTAGTTACGGTGGGACGTCAATTATTTTTCTTAGCGCTTCAGTTGGGATACTAATGAACGTAGCAATTTATAATCATCAAACTGAAAAGGATAAAGAAAAACAAAAGCAAAGTGAGATTGAATCCTTAAAGAAAAATGAATTAGCATTTCAGGATTTTAAGTGA
- the murG gene encoding undecaprenyldiphospho-muramoylpentapeptide beta-N-acetylglucosaminyltransferase yields the protein MKRQNNPYRFLFAGGGTGGHLYPAIAVADEIKRLKPEAEIIFVGTKSKIEGRVIPKLGYGFKSIWIKGFARKFNLENLLFPVKLFVSLVQSLFISFRFKPRVAIGSGGYVAGPAVWGASVLGAKVILMESNSYPGLTTRLLERYADEVNISFEDSKKYLRRPDKIKLTGNPVRSELGSSTKEEAKKSFGLDEGKFTVLVLGGSLGAASINKAVADCVEELEKKSLQIVWQTGKNYYHSYKNINLDSVKILDFVEDMNKAYSACDLLVARAGATTIAELTVLGIPSILIPSPHVAENHQYFNAKSLADKNAAILIKDSDVNSVLKEKIFELVQNKILLKSLSENAKSISRPEAANVIAKSAINFALAT from the coding sequence ATGAAGAGACAGAACAATCCATATCGATTTCTTTTTGCCGGCGGCGGAACAGGCGGACATTTGTATCCAGCAATTGCAGTTGCAGATGAGATTAAGAGATTAAAACCTGAAGCTGAAATAATCTTTGTGGGTACAAAATCTAAAATTGAAGGAAGAGTAATTCCAAAACTTGGTTATGGATTTAAATCAATCTGGATAAAAGGATTTGCTAGAAAGTTTAATCTTGAAAATTTATTGTTCCCGGTAAAACTATTTGTATCGCTTGTGCAATCGTTATTTATTTCTTTCAGATTTAAACCTCGAGTTGCGATAGGTTCAGGCGGTTATGTTGCGGGTCCTGCAGTATGGGGAGCATCTGTGTTGGGAGCAAAAGTAATTTTAATGGAATCCAATAGTTATCCAGGTTTAACTACTCGGTTGTTAGAGCGTTATGCTGATGAAGTGAACATTTCATTTGAAGATTCAAAAAAATATTTGAGAAGACCTGATAAAATAAAATTGACAGGTAACCCTGTTAGAAGTGAACTTGGTTCATCTACTAAAGAAGAAGCAAAAAAATCTTTTGGTCTTGATGAAGGCAAGTTTACTGTTCTTGTACTTGGAGGAAGTTTAGGAGCAGCATCAATTAATAAAGCCGTTGCCGATTGTGTTGAGGAGTTAGAAAAAAAATCTTTACAAATCGTCTGGCAAACTGGAAAAAATTATTATCATAGCTATAAAAACATTAATTTAGACTCCGTGAAAATTCTGGATTTTGTTGAAGACATGAACAAAGCTTACTCAGCTTGTGATTTGCTTGTTGCGAGGGCTGGTGCAACTACCATTGCTGAGCTAACTGTTCTAGGAATTCCTTCAATATTAATTCCGTCGCCCCACGTCGCGGAGAATCATCAATATTTTAATGCTAAATCGCTTGCAGATAAAAATGCTGCAATCTTGATTAAGGATTCTGACGTGAATTCGGTTTTGAAGGAAAAAATATTTGAATTAGTTCAGAACAAAATTTTATTAAAAAGTTTGAGCGAAAACGCTAAAAGTATCTCAAGACCTGAAGCGGCAAATGTAATAGCCAAGAGCGCAATTAATTTTGCTTTAGCAACATGA
- the murF gene encoding UDP-N-acetylmuramoyl-tripeptide--D-alanyl-D-alanine ligase, protein MKKIHLNIEDIFNIPTAVIYNPDMFKSIYHVSINSRDIKKHTLFIAIKGERFDAHDFIDEVVKRGAVAIIINEKNFKKISDLEIPVITVKDTVVALGDVAKLWRSKLKAKIIGITGSAGKTTTKEILAALLSEKFKVNKTVANNNNHIGVPLTILSTNEKHQVLVAELGTNHFGEIPYTTAITNPDLALITNIGDSHLEYLKNRKGVFKEKSALLKATLNNGGKVFINNDDKILNEFGKTVKNKITFALNEKADYKSSIKGYDKLARPQIEIKSKKSDSVITLPISGDKNVLNFTAAFAIASELGLTNSQIQKALKKIKSYNKRLEIKNYKKFALINDTYNANPDSMKASLEILNKIESRRKKIAVLGDMFELGPESKAKHLELASFIDKIKVDEVYAIGKMMKLMNQKLNHKTIVHQHFNDRESLTNFLKTLDINNSAILVKGSRGMKMEEFVSILETRKK, encoded by the coding sequence ATGAAAAAAATACATTTAAACATAGAAGATATTTTTAATATCCCGACAGCAGTGATTTATAATCCTGATATGTTTAAATCTATTTATCATGTTTCAATTAATTCAAGAGATATTAAAAAACACACCTTGTTTATTGCAATAAAAGGCGAACGATTTGACGCGCACGATTTTATTGATGAGGTTGTAAAAAGAGGTGCAGTAGCGATCATTATAAATGAGAAGAATTTTAAAAAGATTAGTGATTTAGAAATTCCTGTAATAACTGTTAAAGATACCGTTGTTGCATTAGGCGATGTTGCAAAATTGTGGCGTTCAAAACTTAAAGCAAAAATAATTGGAATAACCGGAAGTGCTGGTAAGACAACAACAAAAGAAATTCTTGCAGCATTGCTTTCTGAAAAATTTAAAGTGAACAAAACAGTTGCAAACAATAATAATCATATTGGTGTGCCGTTAACGATTTTAAGTACAAATGAAAAGCATCAAGTATTAGTTGCTGAACTCGGAACAAATCATTTTGGAGAGATTCCTTACACAACAGCAATTACTAATCCGGATTTAGCTTTGATAACAAACATTGGTGATTCACATTTAGAATATTTGAAAAATCGTAAAGGTGTGTTTAAAGAAAAATCTGCGTTATTAAAAGCAACATTAAATAATGGTGGAAAAGTTTTTATAAATAATGATGATAAGATTTTAAACGAATTTGGAAAGACTGTAAAAAATAAAATCACATTTGCCTTGAATGAAAAAGCAGATTATAAATCAAGTATTAAAGGTTATGATAAGTTAGCGCGACCGCAGATTGAAATAAAAAGTAAAAAAAGTGATTCTGTTATAACTCTACCAATTAGTGGTGACAAAAATGTTTTAAACTTTACTGCTGCTTTTGCAATTGCATCTGAGTTGGGATTAACAAATTCACAAATTCAAAAAGCTTTAAAGAAAATAAAATCTTATAACAAAAGATTAGAAATTAAAAATTATAAAAAGTTTGCTCTTATTAATGATACTTACAACGCTAATCCAGATTCGATGAAAGCATCGCTTGAAATTTTGAATAAGATTGAATCAAGAAGAAAGAAAATTGCTGTTCTTGGAGATATGTTTGAACTCGGCCCTGAATCAAAAGCAAAACATTTAGAGTTAGCAAGCTTCATCGATAAAATTAAAGTTGATGAAGTATATGCTATTGGTAAAATGATGAAGTTAATGAATCAAAAGTTAAATCATAAAACAATAGTACATCAGCACTTTAATGATAGAGAATCATTAACAAACTTTTTAAAAACATTAGATATTAATAATTCTGCAATCCTTGTTAAAGGCTCACGCGGAATGAAAATGGAAGAGTTTGTTTCGATTCTTGAAACAAGAAAAAAATAA